In one window of Mastigocladopsis repens PCC 10914 DNA:
- a CDS encoding IS630 family transposase, with product MRYWCGDESRVGLKTEPGRLITTKGVKPIGIMQWKRDNFYLYGLVEPLTGEHFIWEFSHLNTACFNIFLEKFSETYSQDIHILQLDNGAFHFSQHLKLPENIVLLFQPPHTPQVNPIERLWEEVKRHLTWESFSTLDELREFIWKRLEQLNTSIVASITGWDFILDALFVSGFS from the coding sequence ATTAGATATTGGTGTGGAGACGAAAGCCGTGTGGGGTTGAAGACTGAACCTGGGAGATTAATTACGACAAAAGGAGTCAAGCCCATCGGCATTATGCAATGGAAGCGGGATAATTTTTATTTATATGGATTAGTAGAACCATTAACTGGAGAGCATTTTATTTGGGAATTCTCTCATTTAAATACAGCTTGTTTCAATATTTTTTTAGAAAAATTCTCAGAGACTTATTCTCAAGATATACATATTCTTCAGTTAGATAATGGAGCGTTTCATTTTAGTCAGCATCTCAAACTACCAGAAAATATAGTTTTGTTATTTCAGCCTCCGCATACACCTCAAGTTAATCCAATTGAAAGATTGTGGGAGGAGGTTAAAAGGCATTTAACTTGGGAAAGCTTCTCAACTTTAGATGAATTAAGAGAATTTATTTGGAAGCGATTGGAACAATTAAACACATCAATCGTTGCTTCTATTACAGGTTGGGATTTTATTCTTGATGCTTTATTTGTATCAGGCTTTTCGTGA
- a CDS encoding helix-turn-helix domain-containing protein: protein MAGVTKVEIYESAEELQELLRKQKIVSSRERIQALYLLKIGHVKTIQDVAVVLGRARVTVQRWLKDYTESGIKGLLSTKKSPGRPPMINLQAREQLDRELQQPQGFKSYEEIRTWLKAVEGIEASYKVVHDTVRYQMKAKLKVPRAVGVKYDSEAELEFKKNCHNT, encoded by the coding sequence ATGGCTGGAGTCACCAAAGTAGAAATATATGAGTCAGCAGAAGAATTACAGGAACTGCTGAGAAAACAAAAAATAGTATCAAGTCGTGAACGGATTCAAGCGTTGTATTTGCTGAAAATAGGTCATGTAAAAACAATACAGGATGTAGCGGTGGTGCTAGGGAGAGCAAGGGTAACGGTACAAAGATGGTTGAAGGACTATACCGAATCAGGAATAAAAGGTTTATTGTCAACGAAAAAGAGTCCAGGAAGACCGCCAATGATTAACTTACAAGCAAGAGAGCAGCTAGACAGAGAACTTCAACAGCCACAGGGATTTAAAAGTTATGAAGAAATACGAACTTGGTTAAAAGCAGTGGAAGGGATAGAAGCATCATATAAAGTAGTACACGACACAGTGCGCTATCAAATGAAAGCGAAGCTAAAAGTACCGCGAGCCGTAGGTGTCAAATACGATAGTGAAGCAGAATTGGAATTTAAAAAAAACTGCCACAATACCTAG